One stretch of Muribaculum intestinale DNA includes these proteins:
- a CDS encoding alcohol dehydrogenase — MKAYTYIDRGRFGFVDKPRPVVLSPGDAIVRVTLSSICSSDLHIKHGSVPRAVPGVTVGHEMVGVVEETGSGVRGFRPGDRVAVNVETFCGECFYCRHGWVNNCTDPDGGWALGCRIDGGQAEYVRVPMADNGLTLIPDNVTDMQALFTGDILATGFWAARISEISSGDTVLIIGAGPTGLCTLQCVMLHNPRHIIVCETDARRRAFVGSRYPGVYVTGPEECRDTVMRISEHGGADRVIEVAGSDSSFRMSWELARPNAIVTVVALYDGNQTLPLPQMYGKNLTFKTGGVDGCDCEEILRLISEGRIDTTPLVTHTFPLSRIEEAYSLFESLGEGVIKIAVCPDSE; from the coding sequence ATGAAAGCGTATACTTATATCGACCGCGGGCGCTTCGGATTTGTTGACAAGCCGCGCCCGGTGGTGCTCTCTCCGGGCGACGCCATAGTGCGTGTCACTTTGTCGAGCATCTGCAGTTCCGACCTTCATATAAAGCACGGGAGTGTGCCTCGTGCCGTACCGGGTGTGACCGTCGGCCACGAGATGGTGGGAGTGGTGGAAGAAACGGGGAGCGGCGTCAGAGGCTTCCGTCCGGGCGACCGCGTGGCGGTAAATGTAGAGACATTCTGTGGCGAATGCTTCTATTGCAGGCACGGATGGGTCAACAATTGTACCGACCCCGACGGCGGCTGGGCTCTCGGATGCCGTATCGACGGCGGCCAGGCTGAGTATGTGCGTGTGCCTATGGCCGACAACGGGCTGACCCTCATACCCGACAACGTGACGGACATGCAGGCGCTTTTCACCGGCGACATTCTTGCCACGGGGTTCTGGGCCGCGCGTATCTCGGAGATTTCATCGGGAGATACGGTGCTTATCATTGGAGCCGGACCTACCGGACTGTGCACCCTCCAGTGTGTCATGCTGCACAATCCCCGCCATATCATTGTGTGTGAGACGGATGCCCGTAGGCGTGCGTTTGTCGGCTCAAGATATCCCGGCGTGTATGTCACCGGACCCGAGGAATGTCGCGACACGGTGATGCGCATCAGCGAGCATGGCGGCGCCGACAGGGTGATTGAGGTGGCCGGAAGCGACAGCTCGTTCCGCATGTCCTGGGAGCTTGCCCGCCCCAACGCCATAGTGACCGTCGTGGCCCTTTACGACGGCAACCAGACGTTGCCTCTTCCGCAGATGTACGGCAAGAACCTCACATTCAAGACGGGAGGTGTCGACGGATGCGACTGCGAGGAGATACTTCGTCTGATATCGGAGGGGAGGATTGACACTACTCCGCTTGTCACTCACACATTCCCGCTAAGCCGTATCGAGGAGGCCTATAGCCTGTTTGAGTCGCTGGGCGAGGGGGTAATCAAGATTGCCGTCTGTCCCGACAGTGAGTAG
- a CDS encoding GNAT family N-acetyltransferase yields the protein MIISIVNECDKEGYMPLLLVGDESEPMIRRYIDRSELYAGFIDNRVVAVCAVTCEGDGRYEVKNLAVEAVFRRKGIGRAMLEYVETLHPGSVILLGTGENPATLGFYMKSGYEYSHTVADFFVDNYPYPIIENGVVLRDMIYLSKHT from the coding sequence ATGATTATCAGCATAGTCAATGAGTGCGATAAGGAGGGGTACATGCCGTTGCTCCTTGTAGGCGACGAGTCGGAGCCGATGATACGCCGTTATATTGACCGGTCGGAGCTTTATGCCGGATTTATTGACAATCGTGTAGTCGCCGTATGTGCTGTCACATGTGAAGGAGACGGCCGGTATGAAGTGAAAAATCTGGCAGTAGAGGCCGTCTTCCGTCGTAAGGGCATAGGCAGGGCGATGCTTGAATATGTTGAAACCCTTCATCCCGGCTCGGTTATATTACTCGGCACAGGGGAAAATCCTGCTACGCTCGGATTTTACATGAAGTCGGGATATGAGTATTCTCATACTGTCGCTGATTTCTTTGTAGATAATTATCCGTATCCGATAATTGAGAATGGAGTGGTGCTTCGTGATATGATTTATCTGTCGAAGCACACTTAG
- a CDS encoding GNAT family N-acetyltransferase, producing the protein MMISEKHIETERLILRPWYEDDALALYKYASDPDVGTSAGWPPHTSVEFSREVIKTVFSAPATFAVVLKDTGEPVGCCGLVPDEALHSEYIKHPDAEIGYWIGKPYWGQGLIPEAVKAIMSYARRVLGKKNMWIAFYEANRKSRRVAEKCGFAYHHAEQSGPDRELFYIDTDM; encoded by the coding sequence ATGATGATTTCAGAAAAACATATTGAGACTGAACGCCTTATATTGCGGCCATGGTATGAAGACGATGCCCTGGCTCTTTATAAATATGCTTCAGACCCGGATGTCGGAACCTCTGCCGGATGGCCGCCGCATACATCGGTCGAGTTCAGTCGTGAAGTGATAAAGACCGTGTTTTCCGCTCCCGCCACTTTTGCCGTAGTACTGAAAGATACGGGAGAGCCTGTGGGCTGCTGTGGTCTTGTGCCTGACGAGGCATTGCATAGCGAATACATAAAACATCCTGATGCGGAAATAGGCTACTGGATAGGTAAGCCATACTGGGGCCAGGGACTGATACCCGAGGCTGTGAAGGCCATTATGTCATATGCCCGCCGAGTGCTTGGCAAGAAAAACATGTGGATTGCCTTTTATGAAGCCAACCGCAAGTCGCGTCGTGTCGCCGAGAAGTGTGGCTTCGCTTATCACCATGCCGAGCAGTCGGGCCCTGACAGAGAGCTTTTTTATATTGACACTGACATGTAG